In Methanooceanicella nereidis, the following proteins share a genomic window:
- a CDS encoding dolichyl-phosphate beta-glucosyltransferase encodes MISVIIPAYNEESRIEKTLTDYIEGLKASGREYELIVVCDGSKDRTAEIASGYAKVLEFADRLGKGGGVLEGFKAAGGDVLGYTDADNSLKVDQFIKLIEEMDRTGAGCVIADRKSKESIIVESQYLIRRFASEAFNFMLSRAIFGLKIRDSQCGGKIFKKECLEPVIPKMVCKGFEFDVELLWRIKSNGCDIVEVPVIWKDDKGSKFSFKYIPSMFVNLMKVRLGIYKKN; translated from the coding sequence ATGATCAGTGTCATTATCCCTGCATATAATGAGGAATCAAGGATAGAAAAGACATTAACGGATTATATCGAAGGCTTGAAAGCGTCGGGCAGGGAATATGAATTAATTGTCGTATGCGACGGCAGTAAGGACAGGACAGCCGAAATAGCGTCCGGGTACGCGAAAGTACTGGAGTTCGCCGACAGGCTCGGAAAAGGAGGAGGCGTCCTTGAAGGCTTCAAAGCTGCCGGCGGCGATGTTTTAGGATATACGGACGCAGACAATTCGCTTAAAGTAGACCAGTTTATAAAGCTGATCGAGGAAATGGACAGGACTGGTGCCGGCTGCGTGATCGCGGACAGGAAGTCCAAAGAGTCCATCATTGTCGAGAGCCAGTACCTTATAAGAAGATTCGCGAGCGAGGCGTTCAATTTTATGCTGTCAAGGGCCATCTTCGGCCTTAAGATAAGAGATTCTCAATGCGGCGGTAAGATATTTAAGAAAGAATGTCTTGAGCCCGTAATACCAAAAATGGTATGCAAAGGGTTTGAGTTTGACGTCGAGCTTTTATGGCGGATAAAAAGTAATGGATGTGACATAGTCGAAGTGCCCGTCATATGGAAAGACGACAAAGGCAGCAAGTTCAGTTTTAAGTACATACCGTCAATGTTCGTGAACCTGATGAAAGTCAGGCTCGGGATCTATAAAAAAAATTAG
- the gmd gene encoding GDP-mannose 4,6-dehydratase, with product MSKRALITGITGQDGSYLAELLLKKNYEVYGLVRRTSNVSTSRIDHILDKINIVIGDMCDQSSLIHVMKECEPDEIYNLAAQSFVGSSWSQPLYTGDVTALGVTRLLEAIKINELDAKFYQASSSEMYGKVQETPQTEKTPFYPRSPYAVAKLYGHWITVNYRESFDMFACSGILFNHESPRRGIEFVTRKISDGVARIYHGLQDELKLGNLDAKRDWGFAGDYVEAMWLMLQQEKPDDYVVATGETHTVREFCEIAFEAAGLDWEKYVKVDPRFMRPAEVELLLGDSTKARKALGWEPKVSFKELARMMVKSDIELVERNIRSMKK from the coding sequence ATGAGTAAACGTGCGCTTATCACAGGTATCACCGGCCAGGACGGTTCTTATCTGGCCGAGTTATTACTAAAGAAAAACTACGAGGTCTACGGGCTTGTCAGAAGGACGAGCAACGTGAGCACTTCAAGGATAGATCACATCCTCGATAAGATCAATATCGTAATAGGGGATATGTGCGACCAGAGCTCGCTTATCCATGTCATGAAAGAGTGCGAGCCCGACGAGATATATAACCTGGCCGCACAGTCATTCGTGGGCTCTTCATGGTCCCAGCCGTTGTATACGGGCGACGTCACCGCGCTTGGCGTGACAAGGCTGCTGGAGGCCATTAAGATCAACGAGCTTGACGCTAAATTTTATCAGGCATCATCGAGCGAAATGTACGGCAAGGTGCAGGAGACACCCCAGACCGAAAAAACCCCGTTCTATCCGAGAAGCCCGTACGCAGTGGCAAAATTATACGGCCACTGGATAACGGTCAATTATCGTGAAAGCTTCGACATGTTCGCCTGCAGCGGAATATTATTCAACCATGAGTCACCCCGAAGAGGCATCGAGTTCGTGACCAGGAAGATATCGGACGGAGTCGCAAGGATCTATCACGGCCTGCAGGATGAATTAAAGCTAGGCAACCTCGACGCCAAGAGAGACTGGGGATTCGCCGGGGACTATGTCGAGGCCATGTGGCTGATGCTGCAGCAGGAAAAGCCTGACGACTATGTCGTGGCCACTGGAGAGACTCACACGGTGAGGGAGTTCTGTGAGATCGCTTTCGAGGCGGCAGGACTTGACTGGGAGAAATACGTCAAGGTCGACCCGCGGTTCATGAGGCCGGCAGAAGTTGAACTGCTACTGGGAGATTCGACGAAGGCAAGAAAGGCCCTGGGATGGGAGCCGAAGGTCTCGTTTAAGGAACTCGCCAGGATGATGGTGAAAAGCGACATAGAGCTCGTCGAAAGGAACATAAGGAGCATGAAAAAGTAA
- a CDS encoding ArnT family glycosyltransferase, translated as MAGMDPLGLIRGNEKKISLLIILAAAIILFYLALTTQVRLVGDGSTYYMQMQSIVNDLDIQYQEKDIIRALDVQFDILPQNLFLIKTGSGDYFYGKDFSYALFASPFYMFLGNNGILLFNALMIFSMILFGYFHLRKNNGSILSIIVSLLFFALSVVLIYMFWIHADIYNMFLIMTGMFLWTVYHDKKDIRWLGAASLFLGLAVVAKAPNAALFIPIISYELYNRRLKNSAIIVLMALIPVLVFYGYFHMNAGTLSFYGGDRYNYMTEYPFVNGYDSQNEAGIPYFSISSDKKDIMLNLNDITIIPYNVFYYLFGKFSGILWYYPLAVFAMLAFLLSFKERKDEKVKDDGKPVVFSCIALYILMFTTVLGNNYMGGACNIGNRYFYIYPIFLLLIGKVDIKKIAIFIVLALITLSPILMHPNKGPDQFADHIDKFPYRYFPIEYSQLDKLWIPSYEFNGFDGSIYRLDNNAEYATDGFFITNTSEMLLVSGSEMNETRLRLFSYENDNMIKIIVGSKNVSTVLNKYGYDTIAITDIQPEYKDGKYWIYRLSISSDGKILMIPMTEENIVPGLPAMQAL; from the coding sequence TTGGCCGGTATGGATCCATTAGGATTGATCAGGGGAAATGAAAAAAAGATCTCGCTCCTGATAATTCTGGCAGCGGCCATTATCCTTTTCTATTTAGCCTTAACGACACAGGTCCGCCTGGTAGGTGACGGTTCTACTTATTATATGCAGATGCAGAGTATAGTGAACGACCTTGACATACAATATCAGGAAAAAGACATTATAAGGGCTTTAGATGTTCAGTTCGACATCCTTCCTCAGAACCTTTTCCTTATAAAAACTGGCAGCGGAGATTATTTTTATGGAAAAGATTTCTCATATGCTCTTTTTGCATCGCCGTTTTATATGTTCCTTGGTAACAACGGCATATTACTGTTCAATGCGCTGATGATATTTTCCATGATACTATTCGGGTACTTCCATCTTAGAAAAAATAACGGCAGCATCTTATCGATCATAGTATCATTGTTGTTCTTCGCCCTTTCAGTCGTTCTTATCTATATGTTCTGGATACATGCGGATATTTACAACATGTTCCTTATCATGACGGGAATGTTCCTCTGGACAGTATATCATGATAAAAAGGACATAAGGTGGCTGGGAGCCGCATCGCTCTTCCTCGGGCTGGCAGTTGTGGCAAAGGCACCTAATGCAGCCTTATTTATACCGATAATATCCTACGAGCTATACAATAGAAGATTAAAAAACTCGGCGATCATAGTGCTAATGGCGCTTATCCCGGTTCTCGTATTTTACGGTTATTTCCATATGAATGCAGGCACGCTGTCATTTTACGGAGGAGACAGATACAACTACATGACAGAATACCCGTTCGTAAACGGGTACGATAGCCAGAACGAGGCGGGGATCCCGTATTTTAGCATTAGCTCCGATAAAAAGGACATTATGTTAAACCTTAATGATATTACTATCATTCCGTACAATGTTTTTTATTATCTTTTCGGGAAATTTTCCGGCATATTATGGTATTATCCTCTTGCCGTCTTTGCAATGCTGGCATTTTTATTATCCTTTAAAGAAAGGAAAGATGAAAAAGTAAAAGACGATGGTAAACCGGTCGTATTTTCATGTATCGCCCTGTACATTTTAATGTTCACGACCGTTCTGGGTAATAATTACATGGGCGGCGCCTGTAATATCGGGAACAGGTATTTCTACATATATCCGATATTTTTATTGCTGATCGGAAAGGTCGACATTAAAAAGATCGCGATATTCATAGTGCTGGCATTGATCACGCTTTCGCCCATACTGATGCACCCCAATAAGGGGCCGGACCAGTTCGCGGACCATATAGATAAGTTCCCGTACCGGTATTTCCCAATAGAATATAGCCAGTTAGACAAATTGTGGATACCATCATATGAGTTTAACGGATTTGACGGCAGTATCTACAGGCTGGACAATAATGCCGAATATGCCACCGATGGCTTTTTTATAACCAACACGTCCGAAATGCTGTTAGTATCCGGTTCTGAAATGAACGAGACAAGACTGAGATTATTCTCCTATGAAAATGATAACATGATAAAGATCATTGTCGGGAGTAAAAATGTAAGTACGGTCTTAAATAAATACGGGTATGATACGATCGCTATTACAGATATTCAGCCGGAGTATAAGGATGGAAAATACTGGATATACAGGCTTTCAATAAGCAGTGACGGAAAAATCTTGATGATACCGATGACGGAAGAAAACATTGTACCCGGCCTGCCCGCCATGCAGGCATTATAA